The nucleotide sequence cagagagccgccatggagcttccaggtcagacatgctgaatctttcctggtaagccacgaccttgtggtgttatacaaattaatagaaatgggttaaatcaagatgtgagagttagccaataagaggctagagctaatgggccaggcagtaatttaattaatacaatttctgtgtggttatttagggtgTAAGCTAGCCGAGCCACCTTCCTCATACAACatagcacaagaaaaaaaaactgttttatattTACAACTAAAGAAATTAACTCAGGAATTTCAAgtttgtgtacacacatattcacaagtgcacacacacacacacacacacacacaaactaaagaCCAGAAACAGTCAACAATGTTGGTAATTATTTCAAATATGTTACCACCAActgttctctgcttcccatcCCAAGATATGAGGTGAGGAGATCCAGCCACCACGGAACCTGCCCACACCGGATCTGAACTCCCATGTGGCACTGTATTCCCATACACTATGCCATGCGACCAGCCAAACTTCTGTTCCTGCCAACACgccctcccttcctgctgccacCATGTCCTCCCCACCACAGTTGACTGTGTCCCTCTGGAACTCGACGGCAAGTGTGACTTTGGCCCCTGGAATCAAACCGTGTCGGGTATTTTTcagttgctgtgagaaaacagtGACAGAGGCACTTACAGAATGagaagtttatttgggcttattgTCCCAGAGGGCTAACTATTGTGGAGGGGATGCATAACAGCAAGCATAAATGCTCGAAGTCAGCATTTTTATTATCTCTAGGAACcacttagagcagtggttctcaacctgtgggtcgtgatcatcagaaaacacatatttccaatggtcttaggaacTGAGACATCACTCAATAGCAAAGtcgcagttatgaagtagcaacaaaaatgattttatggttggggaggtcaccacaacatgaggagttGTATTAACGGTCACAGCATCAgggaaggtcgagaaccactgatTGAGAGGTAGCTTGAGAGGTAGCTGAGCcattaaaagcattggctgctcttccagaggacccaagcttgattcccagcccccacaagAAGGGTCacaacctctgtaactccagtgccaggcaaTCTatcgtcctcttctggcctctgtgagcactgcacacatAGCACGCACATgaatacatgcaggtagaacacccatacacataaaataaaaataaatcttacattaaaaatgaagtaaCTATGAGATTTTTATGATGATTTAAAAACCAATGAAAAGAAACCGAAATATCATCCACAGCTGTAATAACCAAGGGCAGTCACCAGGAAACATTTGATAAATCATCTTCTGGCAAGTTTGGGGGTTggcttttttgcttgtttgttttgcttgtttttgacttttatttatttatttttgagatggggtcttactacatagctttggctgtcctggtaaATCTGTTTTTACCAATAGTTTTTGCATGCAGCACTTAGAACTGTTGATATTTCTTTGCCAAATAATTATTTTGTCATACCATGACCCTTTGCCTACTTACATAAAATATtgacagaggaagaaacaaacatgtaccaggtgtggtggtgcacacttttcaggccaacactcaggaagcagagccagggagatcttttgtgagtttaaggccagcctggtctatagcaagttccaagccagccaaagccacatagtgaaaccctgtctcaaaaaagaaaaagaggggctggagagatggctcagtggttaagagcactgactgctcttccagaggtcctgagttcaattcccagcaaccacatgatggctcacaaccatctgaaatgagatctggtgccctcttctggccttcaggcagacaaacaagacagaatattgtatacataataaataaataaatatttttttaaaaaaaagaaaaagaaaatcccaacactcgggaggcagagcaggtggatctctgtgagttcaaggccagcctggttctacacagctagttccaggacaggtttcaaagccacagagaaaccctgtctcgacaaacccCAAAGAGAAAGGACTAGGACACATGTTGCTGGTGCAAGGAGAGAGGGGCAAACCATGTTCTTCAGGGTCTAGTCAGCAGACAGGACCCACATCCATTTTACACTGGCTCATCCTGAGCCTGAATATCTGGCTCCAGGTTGCCTGTGTGGGCAGGAAACAGATCCTTTTTCAGTCACCACCTTCCTCAGCACCTCAGAGATTTCTGGTGTGACAATATCTAAGCAAACCAGTGACTCTAGGCTCTCACTGACCATGAAGGCTTCGAGGTGTAGAGGAAGAACTTATCTACTGGATGGAGACCTCCCCCTAGCAGCAGATAGACCCCAGAGACCAGGACTGATGGAGGGCCAAGAGAAAGGCTGTCGGCCCTGCTCTGGTTACCTGTAGATGGAGGCCAAGGGACAGCTGAGCCACCCGTGGGTGGCGGTTTTGTCCAGCTGATGAGTGTCAAAGATGAAGTATGGCTGGGTGATTTCTGTGATGGTGTCACAGGGCACCTGGCAGGCTTGTACTTGGAGTTCAGGCCGCAGGCGGACGTGGGTCACCTTCTCCTTTCCCAGGTAGAGCCAGCAGGGCATGGATATTCCTAGCGGCTCCTCCACGTAGCAGTAACCCAGACGTTTGCGCTCACCCGGTTTTTCGCAGCGATTACAGTCTTGCCAAGGATCCCAGCGGGTAAAAACGAGTACCTCGCCTCCTAGGTTCATGGTCTCATTTTCCAGGGGTCTTTGGCCCAGGTCTTTGTGTGTGATACGTAACAGGGTTATATCCTGAAAGTCAATCTCATATTCCACCACACGGGCCTTGTAATTATCCAGACAGCGGTAAAGCCCTGTCTGGGATGGCTGAGGGTTGGGTAACTGCAGGTTGCTCCCAAACAGTATCTTCACATTGGGCATGGAGTTGAGCAGGGACAGCTTGTCCTCCAGAGATGAAGAAAAATACCATAGTGCTTTGGGGTGGTTACACTGCAGGATCACGTCATTACCCGAGAGTAAAGCGTACTGGCATACATTCTTATGGGGACAGTTGATTAGTTTCTGTGACCACAGCACGGGAAGAGAAAGACTAGCCAGCCACAGAGTGGCCAGCATGGCTGAAGACtacagaaagaactcaagaacctTCTTGGGTACTGTGATGTCACCCATAGAACTTGGGTTCCAGCAAGTTTTCAGAAATACACATTGAACATATAAGACATACAAGAGCGAATATATAAGAACATATCAGGCTGGAGAGAggtctcagcagttaggagcaccggttgctcttccagaggacccgggatTGgttcctaccacacacacacacacacacacacacacacacacacacacacacacacggcagctcacaactgtctgcaattccaatcccagaggacctgctgccctcttctggcttctgtgggcaccaggcacacatgtggtgtacagacatgcatgtaggcagacacatgaacataaaacaaaaactgagctATATGTGAGTAAGATATAacttgatgtgagattcccctctgtatgctgtgaatatcattggttaataaaggaactgcttcgGCCCTCTAGCAGAGCtacaggggaacagagctaggtggggaaactaaacagaatgctgggagaaaggaggtggagttagggagaagccatggagcggCCGCCGGAGACAGATGTActgaaactttactggtaggccacaaccagtaaatgcacagattaatggagatgggttaaattaagatgtaagagttagcaaataagaagctagagctagtgggccaagcagtgatttaaataatatgatttctgtgtgattatttcggggctgagtagctggaaaccaacaagtggcttcctCCAACAATAATTTACATATCCCCAGGAAGTAGATAGGATGAACTCAAAAGGCAAATTATCCACCCTCACACATCCAGtacatgaagacagtgtgtgctttGAATCCAAACATACACTATAGGCCACACGTTTGAGTCCCAGATGGTGGTACTGATTTTGATGGTATTGAAAAACCTTAGTGTTTATCCCACCAAATGATAGGAAAGACCATTACTCAAATTCTTGGGTCAGATTACACAAGCTTTATTTTATATCAGGGCTCTGTGTCTAGAGGTGGGGCTTAGCATCAAACATGGGAGAAAGCTAGGTTTATATTAGCCCCAAACTTCAAGGCCAAGGGGTTTTCAAGGATTCTTGGTTATGTAGGAACATGGAGGAACATCTCAATATTATTTGGCAGAACATCATATCAGGGTGGGGGTCAGGATATAGGTGTGGGACACGTCAACTGGTCAAATTCAAGTTTTACAGAAAACAGGTATGGCTTTTAATCTTAAGATGGAGTCAGGCTGGTCCATCATTGGGAAGCAGAACTCAGTTGGCAGAAGTAGGGCAGTCCTTGGGTCTCTCTTGTCCCTggcccttcctgtctgcctgacTGCTTCCTAGCCTCCGTGAAGCAAGCAACATGCTTAGTTCTCGGCCTCACCAGCCTTCAAATGCAAGCCCCAAATGATGTGGCCATCCAAACATGCCCCAAAACCTTTGAAAACAtgagtcaaaaaaataaagattttacaaaacaaaacaaataaaaaccctgtTTCTCACAGGCCTTTGTCTCAGAGACAAAAAGTGCCTGGCATGGGAATGGGACAAGGGCTTCGTGTCCATCAAAAGGGGGACACACAGATACTGAAGTCCAGTGGGAAGCCATGACAAGGACCACCTCTCCtagagatagatttttttttggggggggggggttcaagacagggattctctgtgtaacagtcctggctgtcctggaacttgctttgcagattgagctagtctcgaactcactgagatctgctgcctgcttctgcctcctgagtgctgggataaaagccatgtgccaccactgcccggccataggacagattcttctttttttttttaaatctttatttacttactatgtatacaatattctgtctgtgtgtatgtctgcaggccagaagagggcaccagacctcattccaaatggttgtgagccaccatgtggttgccaggaattgaactcaggacctttggaagagcaggcaatactcttaaccactgagccatctctccagccccctaggacAGATTCTTAAATCATCATTAAATCATCTCCTTGGTGTCAAAGGGATGTACTAATCGTGACAGTCTAGATTCCATCATTCCGAAATCTTAGTTCCATAACACCCTTCTTTTTTCACATTCATACCCAGCATTGGTTAGTGGAGAGGGCTCCTCTACAGGGTCCCCACAGATGCCACCCGAAACCACACTGGTTCCGGTGGCAGGGGAAGGCATACTGTCGATTAAAGGCTCTGGACTGGGAGGGGAACCCTCTCTCTCTACTTTTGTATAGATGCTACTAACTATAATTGACCTGATGCAGCCCCCCATAACTACAGGAGGGCCGGGAAATATAGAGGTGGAATATTTACTAAGCAACGTTGTCTTTAGGACAGGAAAAGATAGGTGGAGAAACTAGAGCTAGTAAAATATCAGATGACAGGAGGAAAAAGTGGGAGAGACAAGTTGGGAATAAGCCTGCCTTGGGAGGAAGCACACATCTTATCTTTGTGTAGAGATGGGGTATGTAAAAATGTCGAGTGAAAATGGGGTGATTAGGATGGGTTCTAATCTAATACAGATTCTCTTTCCTACGTTGAAGATGATGGATGACCAAGTTCCTAGGTATCGATAATATTGATAATAGCGAGGGTGTACAAAACACAAGGTAATGCGTATTACTGGTTTAGAATTATAAACGCTAGCAATGATGGCTATGATGATTTCCTCTGTTTTTTAATCATGATGGCTCATGAGCAGGGTGAAATTTTATGAGAAGGGTTTGCCTTTGAATGCGGCCCTGAGGAAAATGGGACGAGGTGTCCGCAGCAGGAAGGGGATTCTGGTAGCAACACCAGCCAAGTGTCCGATTCAGGACACGCCAGGTCAGTGTGGCTGAAGCCAACTAAGCGAAGAATGCAAAGTGAGTTGGGGAGGGACAATCAGGCCCGGTATGTGTATTTTGGAATTTTCTTGGGAGTAAGGAGGGGCTACGGGACATTTCTGAGCAGAAGGAAGTGACCGAGTTTtacaagacagagaagaaaatgatagtACTCCCAACCCACCGGCCAGTTCACAATCTCCTAGAATGCGCGTCCCCTAGACGCCAGCAGGGAGCAGCAGTGTAACGCCGGGAAGGCCGAGAGGCGCTGGCCGCTCCCGGGGTGCAGGTGACGATCTGGGAACCTTTGAACCGAAACAAGTCTCCGGGCCTCCAGTCTTGGCACAGCGCCTTTAAGCGTCAGAACTTCCGGAAGCCTGACCTAGAGTAAGGGATGACcgaaggggaggtggagagggaacCACAAGGAAGTAAGGAAACTGCCGAAGAACGACTGCAACTTTTTCAAAAGTTCTGTCCCCACGAGCATCGCCTGAGGGGCCAGAGCATCACTTTCAGAGGGGGGTGGGGGCGCTCATTGATACTTGAGTCATCCAACTTAGGAGCCCAGAAAGTCCGCGACACCTCCCCAACCGGGACGAGAGTGGGAAGGCAGGCAGCGTCACCGACACGCCTCTGCCAGCCCGGACCTTGCTGGGCATGGCACCTCCCCGCAGGGCGCACCTAGGCGGATCCAACGGCGCCGGAGACAGGGGTGGGGACCGGCAGCGAACAGGTGCGCAGCAGGGCCGGCCCCTCTCGGCAGGTGGAGCACCCTCAGGGGGCCTCTGTCTTCCTGGAGCACGGTCCTATCAACTTTGCCCAGAGCAGCAGGTGGTTGCACACGTCGCCTGGGGTGCGGGCGCCCTCCGGGCTAAGTGGTCACTTGGTTCAGGCCCTGGGGGCAGGAGCGCACCTGAGTCAGCCCACTTCCGGGGAGGGAGGCCCGCAAGCCCCTCCTCCGCCGCCCACCCCCAAGCCCAGCCCCAGGGCTCCCACCCTTGTGTACCTGGGCGGATCCATTCCTGGGAGTGCACAGGGGGTGGAGTGACCCAGAGAGCCGTCGCGCACTGGGTCAGTTGTCCCGGGAGAGCCGAAGACATGAGCTTCGTCCAAGTTTTTTTTGTAGGTTAGAACTCCTTCAGTGTAGAGAAAATGGACTTGAATTGAGGGCCGGGCGGATCAAGTACCCTTCTCGGCCTTGGTGCTCACCGCGCCCCCTACTCTTGGGATACTTGGGAGGGGACACGCGGGCTCCGTCGCTGCTAGACGGCCGCGATGGCGCCGGCGCCCAGCGCGCCTTCTGAGGCGCCTGGCTCTCGCCCGACCACTATGTTCTTCGTGTGGCTCTTTCTCATCACTTACAGTCCAGGTAAGGAATGGGGTCCCCGGTGCTGTGGGACGGCGGGAGGGCACTACAGAAGGTAGATGGAGGGCTGCGGTTTTCACCGGTCCTGGAGGAGCTGGAACCAAGAGGCGGGGGTGATGGCTAGTTCGAGGGTGCAGATTCGAGACCACCAGATTCCGCCTAGCTGGGGAGACCTCTGTGTGCCAGAGGAAGGGAATTTCTTTTATTGCCGCGTCCAGCCCGCTCCTCCGCCTTTGTTGGAGATAACAGGAAGTGAAACTCGGGATTCTAAGCCTGAGAACTGTACCCTTTGTGGGACAGGAGCaatgcccccccccaccaccacggAAAAGGCCAGGCACTGGAATCTTGGGCACATCCCAAGATTTCTAAGTGTTGGGGTAACGGGGAGAGGGCACTCGAGGGCTAGATCCGACGGTCCCTGAAAGAAGAGCTCGAGAAATAGTAGTCCTGGCTTGGAGTGGGTGTGGAATTGGGGACTCCCTACCCCACGCACCTCCCGGGTATCTGTAGGGTGGACTTTAGAACCTGTAACCATCCTCCGCTGGCCATTGCGCGCTTACATTGAATATTGGCTCAGGAAGGGTTCTATTTGTGTCTGGGTGTGCATTTTGAGGAGAGtctctggggaggaaaaggtggaCAGAGTATTCCAGGAACCTGGCCTATGGGGCTACATATATATCACTTTTCAGCCCCAAGGGTGTGTAAAATGGGCACATCA is from Microtus pennsylvanicus isolate mMicPen1 chromosome 1, mMicPen1.hap1, whole genome shotgun sequence and encodes:
- the LOC142841221 gene encoding protein FAM187B-like; protein product: MLATLWLASLSLPVLWSQKLINCPHKNVCQYALLSGNDVILQCNHPKALWYFSSSLEDKLSLLNSMPNVKILFGSNLQLPNPQPSQTGLYRCLDNYKARVVEYEIDFQDITLLRITHKDLGQRPLENETMNLGGEVLVFTRWDPWQDCNRCEKPGERKRLGYCYVEEPLGISMPCWLYLGKEKVTHVRLRPELQVQACQVPCDTITEITQPYFIFDTHQLDKTATHGWLSCPLASIYR